The Deltaproteobacteria bacterium nucleotide sequence CCATGACCCTCAAGCGGGGCATCGACAAGGCCGTCGGCGCCATCGTCAACGAGCTCAAGGCGCTCTCCAAGCCCACCAAGGAGCAGAAGGAGATCGCACAGGTGGGCACGATCTCGGCGAACAATGATTCCACCATCGGCGAGATCATCGCCGAGGCGATGAGCAAGGTCGGCAAGGAGGGCGTCATCACGGTCGAGGAGGCCAAGGGCCTCGAGACCCAGCTCGAGGTGGTCGAGGGCATGCAGTTCGACCGCGGCTACCTGTCCCCGTACTTCGTCACGGATCCCGACCGCATGGAGTGCGTCTACGAGGACGTCTACATGCTCATCCACGAGAAGAAGATCTCGTCGATGAAGGACCTGCTGCCGCTGCTCGAGCAGGTGGCCCGCGCCGGCAAGCCGCTGCTCATCATCGCCGAGGACATCGAGGGCGAGGCGCTCGCCACGCTGGTGGTGAACAAGATCCGCGGCACGCTCCAGTGCGTGGGCGTGAAGGCGCCCGGCTTCGGCGACCGCCGGAAGGCCATGTTGGAGGACATCGCCACCCTCACCGGCGGGCGGGTCATCGCCGAGGAGCTCGGCATGAAGCTCGAGAACGTCGCGCTCCAGGACCTCGGGCGCTGCAAGCGGATCGTCGTCGACAAGGACAACACCACGCTCGTCGACGGGGCCGGCAAGAAGACCGACATCGAGGGCCGCATCAAGCAGATCCGGGCGCAGATCGAGGAGACCACCTCGGACTACGACCGCGAGAAGCTGCAGGAGCGGCTCGCCAAGCTGGTGGGCGGCGTGGCGGTGGTGCGGGTCGGCGCGGCCACCGAGGTGGAGATGAAGGAGAAGAAGGCGCGCGTCGAGGACGCGCTCCATGCCACGCGGGCGGCGGTCGAGGAAGGCATCGTCCCCGGCGGCGGCGTCGCGCTGATCCGCGCCACGGCCGCGCTCGAGAAGCTCGCGGTGAGCGACGACGAGCGCTTCGGCGTCAACATCGTCCGGCGCGCCCTCGAGGAGCCGTTGCGC carries:
- the groL gene encoding chaperonin GroEL, yielding MAAKLVKFSQDARDKILRGVNVLADAVTVTLGPRGRNVVLEKSFGPPNVTKDGVTVAKEIELEDKFENMGAQMVKEVASKTSDVAGDGTTTATVLARAIFTEGLKMVAAGHDPMTLKRGIDKAVGAIVNELKALSKPTKEQKEIAQVGTISANNDSTIGEIIAEAMSKVGKEGVITVEEAKGLETQLEVVEGMQFDRGYLSPYFVTDPDRMECVYEDVYMLIHEKKISSMKDLLPLLEQVARAGKPLLIIAEDIEGEALATLVVNKIRGTLQCVGVKAPGFGDRRKAMLEDIATLTGGRVIAEELGMKLENVALQDLGRCKRIVVDKDNTTLVDGAGKKTDIEGRIKQIRAQIEETTSDYDREKLQERLAKLVGGVAVVRVGAATEVEMKEKKARVEDALHATRAAVEEGIVPGGGVALIRATAALEKLAVSDDERFGVNIVRRALEEPLRWIANNAGAEGSIVLDKVKNGKGAFGFDAAKEEYGDLMKAGIIDPTKVVRTALLNAASVAGLLLTTEAMVAEKPEEKSAMPAMPPGGGMGGMM